A genomic region of Tamandua tetradactyla isolate mTamTet1 chromosome 2, mTamTet1.pri, whole genome shotgun sequence contains the following coding sequences:
- the ALG2 gene encoding alpha-1,3/1,6-mannosyltransferase ALG2 encodes MVAEPDRAPERASGPSVLFLHPDLGVGGAERLVLDAALALQARGCQVQIWTAHYDPGHCFAESSELRVRCAGDWLPRSLGWGGRGAALCAYLRMVYLALYVLLLSGEEFDVVVCDQVSACIPVFRLARQRKKILFYCHFPDLLLTRRDSVLKRLYRAPIDWVEEYTTGMADCIVVNSQFTAGVFKDTFKSLSYVNPNVLYPSLNVASFDSAVPEKLDDLVPKEKEFVFLSINRYERKKNLPLALEALVELRGRLTSQDWDRVHLIVAGGYDDRVLENVEHYQELKSMVQQSDLGQHVTFLRSFSDKQKISLLHGCMCVLYTPSNEHFGIVPLEAMYMQCPVIAVNSGGPLESIAHGLTGFLCQPDPTHFSEAMEKFIHKPSLKTTMGQAGRAWVKEKFSSEAFTEQLYQYVTKLVE; translated from the exons ATGGTGGCGGAGCCGGACCGGGCCCCGGAGCGGGCTTCCGGGCCGTCGGTGCTTTTCCTACACCCGGACTTGGGCGTAGGCGGCGCGGAGCGGCTGGTCCTGGATGCGGCGCTGGCGCTGCAGGCGCGCGGTTGCCAAGTGCAGATCTGGACGGCGCACTACGACCCCGGCCACTGCTTCGCCGAGAGCAGCGAGCTGCGGGTGCGCTGCGCCGGGGACTGGCTGCCGCGCAGCCTGGGCTGGGGCGGCCGCGGCGCCGCGCTCTGCGCCTACCTGCGCATGGTCTACCTGGCGCTTTACGTGCTGCTGCTCAGCGGCGAGGAGTTCGATGTGGTCGTGTGCGACCAG GTGTCTGCCTGTATCCCAGTGTTCAGGCTGGCCAGGCAGCGTAAGAAGATCCTGTTTTACTGTCACTTCCCAGATCTGCTGCTCACCAGGAGAGATTCTGTTCTTAAACGCCTGTACAGAGCCCCGATTGACTGGGTTGAGGAGTACACCACAGGCATGGCAGACTGTATCGTGGTCAACAGCCAGTTCACAGCTGGAGTATTTAAGGACACTTTCAAGTCCCTGTCTTATGTAAACCCCAATGTCCTCTACCCATCTCTGAATGTCGCCAGCTTTGACTCAGCAGTTCCTGAAAAGCTTGATGACCTAGTccccaaagaaaaagaattcgTGTTCCTCTCCATCAACAGATacgaaaggaagaaaaatctgcCATTGGCACTGGAAGCCCTAGTAGAGCTGCGAGGAAGACTGACATCCCAGGATTGGGACAGGGTTCATCTGATAGTGGCAGGTGGTTACGACGATAGAGTCCTGGAGAATGTGGAACACTATCAGGAGTTGAAGAGCATGGTCCAGCAGTCTGACCTGGGCCAACATGTGACCTTCCTGCGGTCTTTCTCAGACAAGCAGAAAATCTCACTCCTCCACGGCTGCATGTGTGTGCTGTACACTCCAAGCAATGAGCACTTTGGCATTGTCCCTCTGGAGGCCATGTACATGCAATGCCCAGTCATTGCTGTTAATTCAGGCGGGCCCCTGGAGTCCATAGCCCACGGCCTCACGGGGTTTCTGTGTCAGCCAGATCCAACCCACTTCTCAGAAGCAATGGAAAAGTTCATCCACAAACCTTCCTTGAAAACCACAATGGGACAGGCTGGACGAGCCTGGGTGAAGGAAAAGTTTTCCTCTGAAGCCTTTACAGAGCAGCTCTACCAGTATGTCACCAAACTGGTGGAATAA
- the SEC61B gene encoding protein transport protein Sec61 subunit beta, whose translation MPGPTPSGTNVGSSGRSPSKAVAARAAGSTVRQRKNASCGTRSAGRTTSAGTGGMWRFYTEDSPGLKVGPVPVLVMSLLFIASVFMLHIWGKYTRS comes from the exons ATG CCTGGTCCGACCCCCAGTGGCACTAACGTGGGCTCCTCAGGGCGCTCTCCCAGCAAAGCAGTGGCCGCCCGGGCGGCAGGGTCCACCGTCCGGCAGAG GAAAAATGCCAGTTGTGGAACAAGGAGTGCAGGCCGCACAACCTCGGCAGGCACAGGAGGCATGTGGCGGTTTTACACAGAAGATTCACCAGGCCTCAAAGT TGGCCCTGTTCCAGTATTGGTTATGAGTCTTCTGTTCATCGCTTCTGTGTTTATGTTGCATATTTGGGGCAAGTACACGCGTTCATAG